Part of the Melopsittacus undulatus isolate bMelUnd1 chromosome Z, bMelUnd1.mat.Z, whole genome shotgun sequence genome is shown below.
cacaggcagggacaccttccactagagcagttaaaacaaagccaaaccaaacacacactgcagcaTCCTTCATGCCCCGCTTGTCAGTGGTGGGCTGAGCCACAGTGTTTAAGAGATGATGGTGACACTACTGGAGATCCGAGGACACCTTTAGTTTTCCAGCTCACCACAAAGCCTCCCTAGCTCTAAGAATACCCAAAACCACATCTCCTTCAGAGCACTGCCTGTCTGAAGCATCACTGGGCTGTGAGTACACAAGGTCCTTGTGCAGCTGAGAATGCACACGAGGATTTATCCTTCCTTGCAGAAGCAGCCCTGACATTTACCTCACCCACCTGCTGAAACAGGATCCCAGGCATCAACCTCCAGGCAGCTTTTGTTAGCGAGTTCAAGAAGCGTCTGTCAGgagcacagaatggtttgaactggaagggaccttaaagctcacccactTCCAGCCctctaccacaggcagggacaccttccactagaccaggctgctccaagccccatccaagctgccagggatggggcagccacagcttctctgggcaacctgtgccagggcctcagcaccctcacagggaagaacttctgcctaatctcccctgtttaagtttaaacccattcccacttgtcctatccctacagtccctaatgaagagtccctctctagcATCTTTGCAGCCCCCTTCACATACtagaaagctgctctgaggtctccatgcagcttctctaaAGGTCATCTCTGAAGGCTGGCTGCTTTCCATGCTGGGCATGGCTCATGGCATTGATGCTGCACCTTGTCCCCTCTGCAGGCACCGCTGATGGTGGAGCACAGTGTGCGGGGCATCCTGACCGTGCTGGCCAGCCTCTCGCAGGACAATTCCGGAGCCTTTCTCGACTGGGAAGGGAACAGCCTGCCTTGGTGACAAGAAGATGACTGTTGTGTCTTGCCCATGCTGTGGCCTCCTGCTTGCCAGCTCATCCCTCTGCACGGTCACTCTGCTTACCCTCATGCCAGTGAGATGGGAAGGGTGTGGGAAACAACTTCTCATCCCTTCCCCACCCGTGCGTGGCCCTGCTGTCCCCCTGTGACCCCCACCTCTGTAAACACTGGGAGCTGATgcctctttgttttttctttgcatcGCCAGCCTCAACCTCCCCACCAACTGCCTGAGCACTGTGTGTCCGTCTGTCCTACCAAAGCATCTCCCAGCTGAGTGGAGAAGGCAGCTGGTCCTTGTGACCCACAGCCCCTTGGGGACCTCAGGCAGGGTACACACAACCCTGGGATGCCCCACAACTGGGTAGAGGGAAAAACAGCCCCATGGAtgctctgaagatctctctCCTCCTGGGGCAGGGGCTCTGCCCCAGTTCCGTTGCCAGACACAAGGGACAGCTGTGGGCTGGGTGGGCACGGCCACACACCAGGATAAGGATTTGGGCACCTGGGAaagggctgccccatagagctggCAGTGGACAGCAAAGCTGGTGGCTCTTGGCAAGTATTTATTGAGGATGTGGGGTgggtgagagcagcagcacactgccCCACTACCGGGATCTGGGCTGGCGTCTCACCAGGAAACACCATTCCCTTCCCAGTCCAGGAAGGTGCCGGTGTCCTTCtcagagagggaggagaggacCTTCAGCATCCCTTGCACGCTCTCATCCACTGTCAccgggggctgtggggcagaggaggagggtCAGCCCATGCCTGAGACCTGGctaaggctgccctggagcagggaAGTTGCTGCTCAGGGACAAAGGAAAGCCACCAGCAGGGCACTGAGCAGAGAGCTGAGAGGATGGGGGAATCAGGCACCCAGGACAACAGCAGGGGGAGATGCCCCGGCAGCGATGGAACAGGCAGGGAGGTCATGGTCAGGAGCTCAGGGCAGCAGCTTCCTCCCATGGAGAATGAGCACAGTGTCTCTGGTGGACCAGCCATGGTGAAACTCCTACCATGTGTCCAGCAGAGCTCCCCATGTCGGTTTGCACCCATCCAGGGTGGAGAGCAACGCAGAGGATACCATCTTCCTTGTACCTCAAGGACTGGCACTTGGTCAGCATGTTcagagcagcctgcagcagacAGGGCAGGGACGGCAGTGGAGAACAAGGATGTTGGCAAGGGGTCACATGCAGACCTcatggcagggacagggcaggggAAGCAAATCTGTCCCGAGCACATCATGGTGGTACCTTGCTGCAGCGGTATGAGACAATCTGCATTAGATCCCAACCAGCAGGAGAAGAGATGGAGCCTCCGTGACTGGACACGTTGATGAtggctgccctgctgcagctcaggggTGATCCagggctgccctgggcagcctcctTCAGCAAGGGCAGGAAGACctgcagggaaaagagaaaagagcacACATGGAAGTGGCACAGGGGACAGGACCAGCTCCTTCCACAGTGGTCGGTGCTGGCACCAGCACTGGagcatccttcctcctcttcccactgCCCCAGCCCACCAGGCTCCAGCTCCTGTGCTCCAGCCCGCAGCTCCATGAGCTTCTCATCCTGTGTAGCAGAGGCAGGACCCCTCCCACCAGTCTTTGGTGCTGCCCAGGGACAGCTCAGCTCGGGTGAGGGTCTCACCTGGCCCATCAACAGGGGCCCAATCGTGTTGGTGGTGTAAACGCGGGTCATGTCCTCCATCGTCTCATTATCAAGTGCATTCAATATCACCATTCCCGCGTTGTTGATGAGGAGGGTGAGCCCCGAGCCCCCCAAGTGCTCCCCGACTTGGGCTGCAGCTGCCTTGATGCTGGCAGGGTCGGTGACTTCTGCAGAGCCAACACAAGGAGCTCAGTCCCTCACATTCTGGCTTGGAGATGGCAGCACTGGTGTTCCCAGGGGAACGGCTGCCTCCCGGCTCTGGGCTCCCGGTGTGCACAGCACCAGGGCACTCCCCAGGTCTGTGGTGCTGGGCAGAGAGGGGACCCGGGCAGGGATCGGCTCAGGGCACCTACCGAGCGGAATGATGACCAGGTTGCGGTGCTTGGAGGCCAAacgctgcagctcctgcaggagagGGGGTCGTGTGGGCATGGAAGGGCAGGAGAGGCTGCGCACAGGCTCAGCCTTCCCCAGCAGTTCTTGCTGCTgtggctccatccctgctcctgggagcacccagctccctgctccagctcctgccgACAGATGGGGAGCGCTCCGTGCCTCCTGCTTGCACCAGGGGCCACTGTCCCCTCGGCACATCCCATGCACGGCCGGTGCCACCGTGTCCCACCCCTGCCCTGTGCCATCAGTGCTGGAGCCCTTCCTGGCAAagcccctgcctgctccagcatgtgccctgtccccagctcctgcccctggcagCACCCACCGCGTCCAGCCCAGCTTCACCTGCGCCCGCTGCCCCGTCGGGGCCCGACAGGCTGCAAAGACCCACTGGGGGGGTGTTGGCATCCCCAGGAAGTGCTGGACCAGCCCCAGGCCGATGCCCCGGTTGGCCCCAGTCACCAGCACCGAGTGGATCCGAAGCCCTGCCATGCTGCTTTGTCGCTACCGTGTTGCTCTCACCCCAACTCCGCAGTTGCTTTTTGCTACTGGGTTACCTCACATTTTCCCATGAGGGCTTGCATCAGCCCTTGCCTGTAGGAAATTCTCAGCCTGTACCCCAGATTTTTTGGCCACCGTCCATACCCATGATCCACCTTTCCCAGCAGCCAAGGAATGACACAGGAGACGAGTATCCTGCCCAGGCAGGGAGTGCCCTGGGCAGGATACCTGGAGAGCTGCCCTTTGTACCTTCCCTGCACCACCACACATCCTCCCTTCCTGTGACAAGATGCCCCTTCCCATTGCCACCATCCTTCACGGgacacaaggctctgtccctcCCCTTGCCCCATGTCAGCAAGGCAAGAGTGGACATGCTGACCCCACACACTGCACTTTGTTGGCCTTAACTTGTGGAACACCAAAGGCAGGGTTGGGATGGAGCAGTTGGGACAGGGGAATGTCCCTTCACCCTAGTGGTGGGGTTCTGGTTGAAGAAACCAGcaccccaccagcactgcctggaAACCCTCCAGAGAAACCCCTGAGGGTCTGCCCTATCACAGCTGTAGTATTTCCATGGTAAAGCTCATAGAAGGATAAAATTCAGTTTCCTCCTCCAGGGCACACACAGGAGATGAGAGATACCCAATCCCAGGGTAGTCCCAGCTCATTCCTGCAGCAGTGAGGCAGTGATGGACTGATTTCTCAGCTGCTTTCCAAGGAAAATATCTGACTAGGAGTACAGGAGTGTCAGGACAGGCCTGAAGATCCACCATGAGCTCCTGCTGTGCTTAAAGTAAGTGGAGAAGCACCACATGCATGTCTCCACATGCTGATGAATGTCCATGAGCATCCCATGGTGGTTCCTGCTCTCAGACTCTGCAAAGACCATTTGTAAtagcagaatcacagaatcccagactggtttggctgggaagggacctcaaaactcacccagttccaaaccctgccacaggcaaggacactttccactagagcagcttgctccaagccctgtgcagcctggccttgaacactgccagagatggaacaTCCATAACTTCTCAGCAGATATTTTAAGCTAGTTAGGAGATGTTCTCTAGGTCCATTAAGACTATTACtagcagcagagcaggcaggtgACCGTGTAGGGCCACCTGGGGAGAGCCTGGGGCTGCTTAGCACTGTCAAAgccagagcagagggaaggaatgtgAAAACACAGAGTGCTGCAGAGGTGGTTTGGCATCACATGTGAGCCATCGATTGGGAAGTGGCAACAGAATGTCAGACAAAATAACAGGGAAAAGAGGGTGTGTGCCCAGGAAAAGCCTGAAAGAGCATGGGGagcctgctgtgtgctggggctgtggatAGAGAGGGATGGGAacggggatggggatggagttGAAGATGTAGATCTGGTTGTGGATGCAAATATGAATAGAGGTAGGGGTGGGGTTGGGAATGTGGATGGTGGTGCAGGTGCTGTTAAGAGCTGGGAATGCAAATAAGGATGGGGATACTCCTGGGGATGTAGACAAGGATGGAGATGCAGATgtggatggagatggggatgcaGATGGGGATAGGTTTGGGAATGCAAATAGGAATGGGAATAGGAACGGTGATGGAGTTGGGGATGCAGATATGGGCAGGGCTAGGTATGCAGACAGGAATGGGGGTGTGGATAAAGTTGAGGATATAGATGGGGATAGGGTTATAAACAGGGACAGTGATGGGGATGCAGACATGAATggtgtgataaacacataaatgtattggctttcacaAATCATAGGTGTTGCTGTGTGGATATAACTGTATGAGTTGGcagtaacagaaacaaaacttgcTAAAGACAGAAGATTAGGCAACAAGTTGAAAATGGCCAGAAGTCTTGAGCAAAATAGGAATCACAcagcaaaagaatttgtaaaggtaaaagaaaagtgtgtgggacacacacacacacactgataCTAGAAAAGgtagtgcctggaaaacagttttaaagtacttttagctTAACTGAGGACAAagataaagaacaatgtttgtgttgtaagtctgtggtggGATAACaggatttagtgaccccacttgaacatgaatgagttatttcacaccattcTTCTACTTATGAGTTAGAGACAGAGCTTCCCGAGCATCCTCTAGCTTGGGATACTCGTCTGCCCATTTTGCAgaaaggtcacactgttttaaatctttgccagCTACCAGactaattacagatatggctggttttagttAGCTGTGTGATTACTGCggcatccaactgtgccaaaggtgaaaagcacaatgcgaggaagactgcttacttcatcttgaagactcCTGCTcccatgaggaagactgcttactgcatcctcaagacccctgcccacgaTCACCAGAGAGCAGCGTGCAGACGCCAAGAGGAGAAGACTGATGATAGTAAGTTCCTGGAGCTAGTTATAATATTCCCCGCCTATACGTGGGAATTATGAATATGACTAATGCAATAGcgaaagtatataaacctgtaacaaatcCTAATCACTTGTGCCTCTGGCTACAGTCATacacccagtgctgctgcttttgctttattgccTGTCCCTCAATAAACcctgttatcttgtttagaggagtgaGCTGTATTCCACAAACAGGGATATGCGCACGCGGACGAGGCTTACAACTCGGCCGCCCATCCGGATGTGGGTGCGGATGGCCCAGGCAAGGGGCGGGGCTCCGGAAGGGGAAGTGGCGCGATAGGAGCCGCCCCGCCCCGGATGCCGGCACCTTTTCCTGTCCCCGGACCGCGGCCCGGGTTGGATTTGGCGCAGAGGGCAGTGGCACCGGCGGTGCTGGGGGAGCCGGGAGGAGCTCCCCAACCCTGCCCgtgccctcctgcagcacagcatgtgCACTGCCCCTCCCGCAGGTAGGACAGTGAGCGGTGAGCTCTGGGCACAGCAGGATAGCTGCTGGGGAGGGTGATCGGCTGTATGGGGACAGATGGGAAACCAGCTGCCCTGACCTGGGCGGTGGAAGGCTGTGAGCGGGTGCTGCATGACCAGCGTGCCCACGGCAGCACATCGTCACCGTGATCCGGAGAACTCTGCAGGAGCTCACCAGCAAAGTTGAAGTTGACAAGCAGGAGTGCTGTACTGTGCGCGGGAGACACGGGAGAGAGTCGCTCCTAGCGGGCCTCATCCGAGCGTCAAGGAGGCTGTGATTGTATTGTCCTTAAATACACGTATTCATTAGAGTACATACATTACATCATACTCCTAGAGAATCCCTCCCACATGCGCACTAAAATGTGGTAGTGGGCTTTGGGACCCCGgtgattatttcttcattttaggATCGTTGTCATATCAGTAACCACCAGGCAGTTACGGCAAAACTTGTCGAAGCTGACAAAGCCTAATGTCCTTGAAGTTATTTACTTACAGCCCTATTCATCAGTCAACCCAGTTCTTCAACGGCACAGCTTCCTTCGGATGGGTGTCCTCGCGGAGtagcagggagctgggggctAGATTGGAGCCATTCCTTGGGGTTGTGGCTGTAATTGAGGTGCAAAATCACTACTGGGATGATGGAGCTTTGTTGTGTCCTGCTCTGATGATTTTGTGCCTCTTCCCTTGTGTCTCAGGTTTGTGTATGAGAACAAGAATATGGCTTCTCATAAAGTCTACATGCTGGACCCTTGGGTCAACAACCTGCTCTTGAATTACGAACAGATGGATCTCAGTGATAATCTCCTGGCTGGGCAGGTCCTGCAGGTGAGTACTGAGAGGGACTAAAGTGCTGCAACAGCATCTGAAATCCaaattcctggaagtgttcagtgGTTCCTGGTTTGGTTGCTGTTTAGGTGACCCTTCCTCCTCAGAGTCCCTCATTTTCAGTTGTAGGAGCTTTGATTTGCCCATTTTTGGCAGCTTTCTCTAACTTCTGCACCTCTGGTAAGTATGACCTGCTTTCATCCAAAATGTCTGTGGTCTCCAAGCTCATCTTTCATCCtagcctcacactcacaggctgccttgccttcctcctctccttctttgCATCCTGTCCTTCCTTGTACCATGCCAATTGATGGGTAGCTCTGACAGTGAGTAACATGAGGtagaagaagttcttccctgtgagggtgctgaggccctggcacaggttccccagagaagctgtggctgctccatccctggcagtgttcaaggccaggttggacagggcttggagcaacctgctctagtggaaggtacccttgcctgtggcagggggttggagttGGATGAGCttggtcccttccaccccaaaccagtctgggactgtatgattctatgatggatTAGTGTTTTTAGCTTGGTGGAAAGCTATGAAGGAATATATGCACACCATTTATAAATGAAGGTGGCACTCTTGGTACATGGCTTTTCATGTCCCCTCTTTGTGCATCATATTCCAGCATCACCAGTCAGGTGGATGATGTATGTGATGTCTGTGACCAAACTGTAGGCAGGTACCAGGAGAAGTCCATTGCTGGAGGGACTGGGACAGGCCAGTACTGAtccacagctcccagctcatAGAAGAGGCAGGTATGAGACCTGGAGGAGCAGTTTAGTGCTTCCCTCAGGGGTTGTTTTGACTCAGCATGGACATTGTTTAATACAGGCTCAGGGTTGCTACACCATTCAGAAGAAGGGAACAGCTGTTGTGATACTACTGTTTACTGCTGCTCTCTGTCTCCCTGTGCTCCACAGAAGAGCACGTGTCCCCAGCCTGCCCAGAGCCTTTTTGCCTGGA
Proteins encoded:
- the LOC101877346 gene encoding C-factor-like isoform X1 produces the protein MAGLRIHSVLVTGANRGIGLGLVQHFLGMPTPPQWVFAACRAPTGQRAQELQRLASKHRNLVIIPLEVTDPASIKAAAAQVGEHLGGSGLTLLINNAGMVILNALDNETMEDMTRVYTTNTIGPLLMGQVFLPLLKEAAQGSPGSPLSCSRAAIINVSSHGGSISSPAGWDLMQIVSYRCSKAALNMLTKCQSLRYKEDGILCVALHPGWVQTDMGSSAGHMPPVTVDESVQGMLKVLSSLSEKDTGTFLDWEGNGVSW
- the LOC101877346 gene encoding retinol dehydrogenase 5-like isoform X2, producing the protein MAGLRIHSVLVTGANRGIGLGLVQHFLGMPTPPQWVFAACRAPTGQRAQELQRLASKHRNLVIIPLEVTDPASIKAAAAQVGEHLGGSGLTLLINNAGMVILNALDNETMEDMTRVYTTNTIGPLLMGQVFLPLLKEAAQGSPGSPLSCSRAAIINVSSHGGSISSPAGWDLMQIVSYRCSKPPVTVDESVQGMLKVLSSLSEKDTGTFLDWEGNGVSW